From Temnothorax longispinosus isolate EJ_2023e chromosome 3, Tlon_JGU_v1, whole genome shotgun sequence, one genomic window encodes:
- the LOC139809604 gene encoding uncharacterized protein isoform X7, with translation MASKRKRSKFWNYFENLEPSLVKCTTCKKKIKVGHPTNCITIMRAHLLKKHGMSFDDDTLTLPDDLKQYYSELPGYKAKCNNCGKTLSFLTNTGHLRSHLRRHSTRILSRDETVIMASKRKRSKFWNYFEDLEPSLVKCTTCKKKIKVPPTNCITIMRAHLLKKHGMSFDDDTLTLPDDLKQYYSELPGYKAKCNNCGKTLSFLTNTAHLRRHLKRHSTSIQGLDNDTLSLPDDLKQNYSELPGYKAKCNNCGKTLSFLTNTAHLRRHLKRHSTIIQSRDETVIMASKRKRSNFWNYFEELKPTLIKCTTCKKEIKVSHPSRYTKIMRMHLSRHGIFLNNDTLSLPDDLKQNYSELPGYKAKCNNCGQTVSFLTNTGHLRRHLRRHSTIRIQSRDETVIMAPKRKRSNFWNYFEELKPTLIKCTTCKKEIKVPHPSRCTKVMRMHLSRHGIFLNNDTLSLPDDLKQYYSELPGYKAKCNNCGKTLSFLTNTAHLRSHLRRHSTSIQGLDNDTLSLPDDLKQNYSELPGYKAKCNNCGKAISFLTNIAHLRRHLKRHSTIIQSRDETVIMAPKRKRSNFWNYFEELKPTLIKCTTCKKEIKVSHPSRYTKVMRMHLSRHGIFLNNDTLSLPDDLKENYSELPGYKAKCNNCGKTVSFLTNTGHLRRHLRRHSTSIQGLDNDTLSLPDDLKQNYSKLPGYKAKCNNCGKAISFLSNIAHLRKHLKRHSTIIQSRDETVIMAPKRKRSNFWNYFEELKPTLIKCTTCKKEIKVSHPSRYTKVMRMHLSRHGIFLNNDTLSLPDDLKQNYSELPGYKAKCNNCGETVSFLTNTGHLRRHLRRHSTIRIQSRDETVIMASKRKRSKFWNYFEDLEPSLVKCTTCKKKIKVYPTKCITIMRAHLFKKHGMSFDDDTLTLPDDLKQYYSELPGYKAKCNNCGETLSFLSDFRTLRIHLRRHSTRILSRDETVIMAPKRKRSKFWNYFEKLKPMLIKCTTCKKEIKVSHPSIYTKVMRMHLSRHGIFLDDDTLSLPDDLKQYYSQLPGYKAKCNNCGETLSFLSDFRTLRIHLRRHSTRILSRDETVIMARKRKRSNFWNYFEELKPTLIKCTTCKKEIKVSHPSRCIKVMRMHLSRHGIFLNNDTLSLPDDLKQNYSELPGYKAKCNNCGETVSFLTNTGHLRKHLRRHSTIRIQSRDETVIMASKRKRSKFWNYFEDLEPSLVKCTTCKKKIKVHPTKCITIMRAHLLKKHGMSFDDDTLTLPDDLKQYYSELPGYKAKCNNCGKTYSFLSDFRTLQIHLRRHSTKILSRDETVIMAPKRKRSKLWNYFEELKPTLVKCTICKKEIKISSLSTRRIKIIRAHLLKKHGISPDDDTLLHDDLKQYYSQLPGYKAKCNNCGKAVSFLTRISYLRVHLRRHSTITQSRDEPSISSLADDNVGPSARRQGQDTSGLLVQSFIKETTEKTGALNESSTSSLVDYMDPSAKRQCGELSSLPVQSFRETIEKTGALNEPGTSISTDYNTNSTAECQSQETVDLDPQTCKQSKKDTRACDGPSSSNLADNIIDPSADRQSQETSGSLVQSFMKETTEKTDALNEPSTSITTGFDTNPTAECQSQESSGSSVQSFEQTRKETSTLDKTVMVPRKNRSKLWNYFEELKPTLVKCTTCKNEIKISHPKNYITRMRIHLTRHGIFLDNDIHTLPDDLRQYYSELPGYKAKCKDCGKTLSFLTCMKNLIKHLRRHSTIRIQSRDKTIIMAPKRKGSNFWNYFEKLKPTLIKCTTCKKEIKLSHPSIYTKVMRMHLSRHGIFLDDDTLSLPDDLKQYYSQLPGYKAKCNNCGETYSFLSDFRTLRIHLRRHSTRILSRDETVIMAPKRKRSKFWNYFENLKPSLVKCTTCKKEIKVHPTNCITIMRAHLLKKHGMSFDDDTLTLPDDLKQNYSELPGYKAKCNNCGKAISFLTNTVHLRRHLRRHSTSIQGRNEPSTSSLADDIMDPSAHRQNQETSGLLVQSFMKETTEKTDALNEPSTLSSTAYIMDPSTGKYIPLRQSQEQVPSGLHVQSFKETAENTGVLDEPSTSSSADYVMDPSAEHQSGEPCGFPVQSFEQMTEGTSALHSDWFYYTIPSDSSSTYYVMAPSAEHQSGEQPG, from the exons ATGGCATCGAAAAGAAAACGCAGCaagttttggaattattttgaaaatctggAACCTTCGCTGGTAAAGTGTAcgacctgtaaaaaaaaaattaaggtaGGACACCCAACAAACTGCATAACAATAATGAGAGCacacttattaaaaaaacatggaATGTCTTTCGATGATGACACTCTCACACTACCTGACgacttaaaacaatattactcggagttaccaggatataaggcaaaatgcAATAATTGCGGCAAAACACTATCTTTCTTAACAAATACTGGACATTTACGAAGTCATTTAAGAAGACATTCCACAAGAATCCTGAGTCGagatga GACGGTTATAATGGCATCGAAAAGAAAACGCAGCaagttttggaattattttgaAGATCTGGAACCTTCGCTGGTAAAGTGTAcgacctgtaaaaaaaaaattaaggtaCCCCCAACAAACTGCATAACAATAATGAGAGCacacttattaaaaaaacatggaATGTCTTTCGATGATGACACTCTCACACTACCTGACgacttaaaacaatattactcggagttaccaggatataaggcaaaatgcAATAATTGCGGCAAAACACTATCTTTCTTAACAAATACTGCACATTTACGAAGACATTTAAAAAGACATTCCACAAGTATCCAGGGTCTCGACAATGACACTCTCTCACTACCTGACgacttaaaacaaaattactcGGAGTTACCGGGATATAAGGCGAAATGCAATAATTGCGGCAAAACACTATCTTTCTTAACAAATACTGCACATTTACGAAGACATTTAAAAAGACATTCCACAATAATCCAGAGTCGagatga GACGGTTATAATGGCATCGAAAAGAAAACGCAgcaacttttggaattatttcgaggaattgaAACCTACGCTGATAAAGTGCACGACCtgtaaaaaggaaattaaagTATCTCACCCATCAagatacacaaaaataatgagaatgCACTTAAGTAGACATGGAATATTTCTCAATAATGACACTCTCTCACTACCTGACgacttaaaacaaaattactcGGAGTTACCGGGATATaaagcaaaatgtaataattgcggCCAAACAGTATCCTTCTTAACAAATACTGGACATTTACGAAGACATTTAAGAAGACATTCTACAATAAGAATCCAGAGTCGagatga GACGGTTATAATGGCACCGAAAAGAAAACGCAgcaacttttggaattatttcgaggaattgaAACCTACGCTGATAAAGTGCACGACCtgtaaaaaggaaattaaagTACCTCACCCATCAAGATGCACAAAAGTAATGAGAATGCACTTAAGTAGACATGGAATATTTCTCAATAATGACACTCTCTCACTACCTGACgacttaaaacaatattactcggagttaccaggatataaggcaaaatgcAATAATTGCGGCAAAACACTATCTTTCTTAACAAATACTGCACATTTACGAAGTCATTTAAGAAGACATTCCACAAGTATCCAGGGTCTCGACAATGACACTCTCTCACTACCTGACgacttaaaacaaaattactcGGAGTTACcgggatataaggcaaaatgtaataattgtggTAAAGCAATATCTTTCTTAACAAATATTGCACATTTACGAAGACATTTAAAAAGACATTCCACAATAATCCAGAGTCGagatga GACGGTTATAATGGCACCGAAAAGAAAACGCAgcaacttttggaattatttcgaggaattgaAACCTACGCTGATAAAGTGCACGACCtgtaaaaaggaaattaaagTATCTCACCCATCAAGATACACAAAAGTAATGAGAATGCACTTAAGTAGACATGGAATATTTCTCAATAATGACACTCTCTCACTACCTGACgacttaaaagaaaattactcgGAGTTACCGGGATATaaagcaaaatgtaataattgcggCAAAACAGTATCCTTCTTAACAAATACTGGACATTTACGAAGACATTTAAGAAGACATTCCACAAGTATCCAGGGTCTCGACAATGACACTCTCTCACTACCTGACgacttaaaacaaaattactcGAAGTTACcgggatataaggcaaaatgtaataattgtggTAAAGCAATATCTTTCTTATCAAATATTGCACatttacgaaaacatttaaaaagacATTCCACAATAATCCAGAGTCGagatga GACGGTTATAATGGCACCGAAAAGAAAACGCAgcaacttttggaattatttcgaggaattgaAACCTACGCTGATAAAGTGCACGACCtgtaaaaaggaaattaaagTATCTCACCCATCAAGATACACAAAAGTAATGAGAATGCACTTAAGTAGACATGGAATATTTCTCAATAATGACACTCTCTCACTACCTGACgacttaaaacaaaattactcGGAGTTACCGGGATATaaagcaaaatgtaataattgcggCGAAACAGTATCCTTCTTAACAAATACTGGACATTTACGAAGACATTTAAGAAGACATTCTACAATAAGAATCCAGAGTCGagatga GACGGTTATAATGGCATCGAAAAGAAAACGCAGCaagttttggaattattttgaGGATCTGGAACCTTCGCTGGTAAAGTGTAcgacctgtaaaaaaaaaattaaggtaTACCCAACAAAATGCATAACAATAATGAGagcacatttatttaaaaaacatggaATGTCTTTCGATGATGACACTCTCACACTACCTGACgacttaaaacaatattactcggagttaccgggatataaggcaaaatgcAATAATTGCGGCGAAACACTATCCTTCTTATCAGATTTTAGAACATTACGAATACATTTACGAAGACATTCCACAAGAATCCTGAGTCGagatga GACGGTTATAATGGCACCGAAAAGAAAACGCAGCaagttttggaattatttcgagaaattGAAACCTATGCTGATAAAGTGCACGACCtgtaaaaaggaaattaaagTATCTCACCCATCAATATACACAAAAGTAATGAGAATGCACTTAAGTAGACATGGAATATTTCTCGACGATGACACTCTCTCACTACCTGACgacttaaaacaatattactcgcagttaccgggatataaggcaaaatgcAATAATTGCGGCGAAACACTATCCTTCTTATCAGATTTTAGAACATTACGAATACATTTACGAAGACATTCCACAAGAATCCTGAGTCGagatga GACGGTTATAATGGCACGGAAAAGAAAACGCAgcaacttttggaattatttcgaggaattgaAACCTACGCTGATAAAGTGCACGACCtgtaaaaaggaaattaaagTATCTCACCCATCAAGATGCATAAAAGTAATGAGAATGCACTTAAGTAGACATGGAATATTTCTCAATAATGACACTCTCTCACTACCTGACgacttaaaacaaaattactcGGAGTTACCGGGATATaaagcaaaatgtaataattgcggCGAAACAGTATCCTTCTTAACAAATACTGGACatttacgaaaacatttaagaagacaTTCTACAATAAGAATCCAGAGTCGagatga GACGGTTATAATGGCATCAAAAAGAAAACGCAGCaagttttggaattattttgaGGATCTGGAACCTTCGCTGGTAAAGTGTAcgacctgtaaaaaaaaaattaaggtaCACCCAACAAAATGCATAACAATAATGAGAGCacacttattaaaaaaacatggaATGTCTTTCGATGATGACACTCTCACACTACCTGACgacttaaaacaatattactcggagttaccgggatataaggcaaaatgcAATAATTGCGGCAAAACATATTCCTTCTTATCAGATTTTAGAACATTACAAATACATTTACGAAGACATTCCACAAAAATCCTGAGTCGagatga GACGGTTATAATGGCACCGAAAAGAAAACGCAGCAAgttgtggaattatttcgaagaATTGAAACCTACTCTGGTAAAGTGCAcgatatgtaaaaaagaaattaaaatatctagtTTATCAACAAGacgcataaaaataataagagcacacttattaaaaaaacatggaATATCTCCTGATGATGACACTTTACTACATGACgacttaaaacaatattactcgcagttaccgggatataaggcaaaatgtaataattgtggCAAAGCAGTGTCGTTCTTAACACGTATTTCATATTTACGAGTACATTTAAGAAGACATTCCACAATAACCCAGAGTCGagatga ACCAAGCATTTCAAGTTTAGCGGATGATAATGTGGGTCCTTCTGCACGCCGTCAAGGTCAAGATACATCTGGTTTGCTCGTTCAgtcatttattaaagaaacgaCAGAAAAAACAGGCGCACttaatga ATCAAGCACTTCAAGTTTAGTGGATTATATGGATCCTAGTGCGAAACGTCAATGTGGAGAACTATCTAGTTTGCCCGTTCAATCATTTAGAGAAACGATAGAAAAAACAGGCGCTCttaatga ACCAGGCACTTCAATTTCAACGGATTATAACACGAATTCTACCGCAGAATGTCAAAGTCAGGAAACAGTTGATTTGGATCCTCAAACATGTAAACAATCGAAAAAGGATACAAGGGCATGTGATGG ACCAAGCAGTTCAAATTTAGCGGATAATATTATAGATCCTTCTGCAGACCGTCAAAGTCAAGAGACATCTGGTTCGCTCGTTCAATCATTTATGAAAGAAACGACAGAAAAAACAGACGCACTTAATGA ACCAAGCACCTCAATTACAACGGGTTTTGATACGAATCCTACTGCAGAATGTCAAAGCCAAGAATCATCTGGTTCGTCCGTTCAATCATTTGAACAAACGAGAAAAGAAACAAGCACACTTGATAa aACAGTTATGGTACCGAGAAAAAATCGAAGCAAgttgtggaattatttcgaggaattgaAACCTACGCTGGTAAAGTGCACGACctgtaaaaatgaaattaagatATCTCAtccaaaaaattacataacaaGAATGAGAATACACTTAACTAGACatggaatatttctcgataatgaTATTCATACACTACCTGACGACTTAAGGCAATATTACTCGGAGTTACCGGGgtataaggcaaaatgtaaagatTGTGGCAAAACATTGTCTTTCTTAACatgtatgaaaaatttaataaaacatttaagaagacaTTCCACAATAAGAATCCAGAGTCGAGATAA GACAATTATAATGGCACCGAAAAGAAAAGGCAgcaacttttggaattatttcgagaaattGAAACCTACGCTGATAAAGTGCACGACCtgtaaaaaggaaattaagCTATCTCACCCATCAATATACACAAAAGTAATGAGAATGCACTTAAGTAGACATGGAATATTTCTCGACGATGACACTCTCTCACTACCTGACgacttaaaacaatattactcgcagttaccgggatataaggcaaaatgcAATAATTGCGGCGAAACATATTCCTTCTTATCAGATTTTAGAACATTACGAATACATTTACGAAGACATTCTACAAGAATCCTGAGTCGagatga GACGGTTATAATGGCACCGAAAAGAAAACGCAGCaagttttggaattatttcgaaaatctgAAACCTTCGCTGGTAAAGTGCACgacctgtaaaaaagaaattaaggtaCACCCAACAAACTGCATAACAATAATGAGAGCacacttattaaaaaaacatggaATGTCTTTCGATGATGACACTCTCACACTACCTGACgacttaaaacaaaattactcGGAGTTACcgggatataaggcaaaatgtaataattgtggTAAAGCAATATCTTTCTTAACAAATACTGTACATTTACGAAGACATTTAAGAAGACATTCCACAAGTATCCAGGGTCGAAATGA